One window of the Micromonas commoda chromosome 9, complete sequence genome contains the following:
- a CDS encoding predicted protein, translating into MVATPRAPRAAADVARDIRAEMTSTSSSVDALRAHLASALASARDASARSSSDASSDEAVRDASSLRDPRALVARFRAVNDARETLARVARAEAALRDASAGARSVHPSSATRADLPRLREASASLLGASDALRDARDAQLCSDPPRAPAHDRFTASLAARIRAECDRLRAVATRLAVDAAGRTGWPPPINPSAVDAFEWRVDPSSDESAADLCDACAVLGALQAAAENTAKLDGDGIEPATLFESWIANALASPVRDAVERHFVADASSPANDPSRPERLFACVTRVAARCAPLVDAALRHGIEPATFESRAGGSDAGIRSKASVQRLATGFAVALARIARDVVEGHFIPATETAETEEGYVGARAYSRENSRASDARWLHLADECERFDVEVRALVTRLSSNPKVGRSIPTAAGANFLVDADSLPAGCSALAALASSGRDRAVRWMRAELTDCLREIDVVAADTNAGATNDSWSPAGIGAIGVGYEEGDPDPSLAAEVSNPRPSGSGSDGVTAPPVAEKAAECFNRAVDRALSLPKETFVPDTSTSDPAIWDPTHPMYEPPVNARLAYLANVASEFIGVFCDQTLTYRVKAADAYHAMISTVSPTAAANGALRVGDCVCVARRLAGATRDRGEDAAALAAAGGNDNLFGDAVAKLDAFADEWTRKIAETFADAFERSAVSYLSNAHLAGRFGARDDATSDGNGNGDEKSAPGDGDDGDDGDENRNQNQNQNDPRDPRGLGAEVMASPALVRPLRVLRDGLAVVRAALVAADAVDDGGGSCVQSATRVVAQIVCDTILRRVVLGNKAGFTRTGASYFQRDVDAIRACFAPHLRRADNYLGVLNECAVLLNLDASDARAVVAAVDAELRVGAASRGVGETQRNSALASGSVNAAVERLREAHGVHRLTASQVARVLSKRRDAGRGGGL; encoded by the coding sequence atggtggcgacaccgcgcgcgccgcgcgcggctgcggaTGTGGCTCGCGACATCCGCGCGGAGATGACCTCGACGTCTTcatccgtcgacgccctccgcgcccatctcgcgtccgcgctcgcgtccgcgcgcgacgcctccgcgcgttcctcctccgacgcaTCATCCGACGAGGCTGTCCGCGACGCATCCTCGCTGCgggaccctcgcgcgctggTCGCGAGGTTTCGCGCcgtgaacgacgcgcgcgagacgctggcgcgcgtcgcccgcgccgaggctgcgctgcgcgacgcgagcgccggcgccagGTCCGTCCatccctcctcggcgacgcgcgcggatctccCCCGCCTACgcgaggcgtccgcgtctctcctcggcgcgtccgatgccctacgcgacgcgcgggacgcacagctgtgcagcgacccaccgcgcgcaccggCGCACGATCGGTTCACCgcatccctcgccgcgcgcatccgcgccgagtgcgatcgcctccgcgccgtcgcgacgcgtctcgccgtcgacgccgcgggacgCACCGGATGGCCACCACCAATCAACCCaagcgcggtggacgcgttcgagtGGCGCGTCGACCCCTCGTCCGACgaatccgccgcggacctttgcgacgcgtgcgccgtccTGGGTGCGCTgcaagccgcggcggaaaACACGGCAAAgttggacggcgacggaatcgaacccgcgacgttgTTCGAGTCGTGGatcgccaacgcgctcgcgtcgcccgtgcgAGATGCGGTGGAGAGACACTTCGTGGCCGAcgcttcgtcgccggcgaacgATCCGAGCCGACCGGAGAGGCTCTTCGCGTGCgtgacgcgcgtcgcggcgcgctgcgcgccactagtcgacgccgcgctccggcacggaatcgaacccgcgacgttcgaatcgcgcgcgggcggttcAGACGCCGGGATACGTTCCAAGGCTTCCGTTCAAAGGCTCGCGACGggcttcgccgtcgcgctcgcgcgaatcgcgcgtgacgtcgtcgaagggCACTTCAtcccggcgacggagacggcggagacTGAGGAAGGGTAcgtgggcgcgagggcgtacTCGAGGGAGAATTCCAGGGCGTCGGACGCGCGTTGGCTGCACCTCGCGGATGAGTGCGAGCGGTTCGACGTTGAGGTTCGCGCGTTGGTGACGCGACTGTCGTCGAACCCGAAGGTTGGGCGTTCGATACCCACTGCGGCCGGAGCGAACTtcctcgtggacgcggactCGCTCCCCGCGGGGtgcagcgcgctcgccgcgctcgcttCGTCCGGCAGGGACCGCGCCGTTCGATGGATGCGCGCCGAGCTGACGGATTGTCTTCGCGAaatcgacgtcgtcgcagCCGATACAAACGCCGGTGCTACAAACGACTCGTGGTCCCCCGCGGGGATCGGCGCGATCGGGGTTGGGTACGAGGAGGGAGATCCCgacccgtcgctcgccgcggaggtatcgaacccgcgacctTCGGGTTCCGGTTCggacggcgtcaccgcgccgcccgtcgcggagaaggcggcggagtgTTTCAACCGAGCCGTGGACCGAGCCTTGTCGCTCCCGAAGGAAACCTTCGTCCCCGACACGTCCACGAGCGACCCGGCCATCTGGGATCCAACCCACCCCATGTACGAACCTCCCGTGAACGCGCGGCTGGCGTAcctcgcgaacgtcgcgtcggagTTTATCGGCGTCTTTTGCGATCAGACGCTTACGTACCGGGTAAAAGCGGCTGATGCGTACCACGCGATGATATCCACCGTGTCCccgacggccgccgcgaacggcgcgctgAGGGTCGGCGATTGCGTctgcgtcgcgcggaggctcgcgggcgcgacgcgggacaggggcgaggacgccgcggcgctcgccgcggcgggagggaaCGATAACCtcttcggcgacgcggtcgccaaGCTTGACGCGTTTGCGGACGAGTGGACGCGGAAAATCGCGGAGacgttcgccgacgccttcgagCGATCGGCGGTTTCGTACCTGTCGaacgcgcacctcgcgggacggttcggggcgcgggacgacgcgacgagcgacgggaacgggaacggggacgaaaagtcggcacccggggacggggacgacggggacgacggggacgaaaaccgaaaccaaaaccaaaaccaaaacgaTCCACGCGACCCGAGGggtctcggcgccgaggtgatggcgtcgccggcgctcgTTCGCCCGCTGCgggtcctccgcgacggcctcgccgtcgtccgcgccgcgctcgtcgccgccgacgccgtcgacgacggcggcggatcgtGCGTGCAGTCGGCgactcgcgtcgtcgctcaaATCGTCTGCGACACGATCCTCCGCCGAGTCGTCCTCGGGAACAAAGCCGGATTCACGCGAACGGGCGCGAGCTACTTCCagcgcgacgtggacgcgatTCGCGCGTGCTTCGCGCCGCACCTGCGGCGCGCGGACAACTACCTCGGCGTGTTGAACGAGTGCGCAGTTTTGCTCAACCtggacgcgtccgacgcgagggcggtggtcgccgccgtggacgccgagctccgagttggggcggcgtcgcggggggttGGCGAAACCCAGCGAAACTCCGCACTCGCTTCGGGGtcggtgaacgcggcggtggagaggCTGAGGGAGGCGCACGGCGTGCACAGGCTGACGGCGTCGCAGGTGGCGCGGGTTCTGTCCaaacggcgcgacgcgggacgcggcgggggtttgTGA
- a CDS encoding predicted protein, translating into MPPKKKDAKGGGDDDKPPPPPELPELTSHQLEMNERALHAARLQISLDAFRTRTTSLERTNAALKAAVADTTRATSDVEEYLTWELAARREIVDELQARIDAKTRECEGETRGMEVRVRSARERADGETRELTARVDALRETEPDISRRRDDKTRILDGLAEVSETVARELHEMKTNLHDLESALARDRERLRAESAARIKATRLALMRLTDEELENTTKRVIARNERAAVELESQSRDSDALVAKTIELTAEHERTRRELELQRALVRASARREGDLRACADALAREVGRSDIAIASANEGVGTRSNSEDADFDFDGAVAEAAELERETDALRLGLERHVGATRALARRAAAFGTGTGIGTKSRHPGAGTVGGGAGDDVDCNVNWNGDGRDVDARAFEAVYGSLRGFVVNNETRSSNGGGGRGAGVSLDDLDARRRAAALDVLHDDLAAASAAKQAATEQAEHATSVPASTKRRFAPSPPAAPPRWK; encoded by the coding sequence ATGCccccgaagaagaaggacgcgaagggcggcggcgatgacgacaagcctccgcccccgcccgagcTCCCCGAGCTCACCTCGCACCAGCTCGAGATgaacgaacgcgcgctccacgcggcgaggcttcAGATTTCCCTCGACGCATTCCGCacccggacgacgtcgctggAACGAACCAACGCGGCTCtgaaggcggcggtcgcggacaCGACCCGAGCCACCTCCGACGTCGAAGAGTACCTCACCtgggagctcgccgcgaggcgggaGATCGTGGACGAGCTTCAGGCGCGGATCGACGCCAAGACTCGCGAGTGCGAgggggagacgcgcgggatGGAAGTTCGCGTCCGTTCGGCGAgggaacgcgccgacggggagacgcgggagctcaccgcgcgcgtcgacgccctccgcgagACGGAACCCGAcatctcgcggcgtcgagatgACAAGACGCGCATCCTCgacggcctcgccgaggtctCCGAGaccgtcgcgagggagctcCACGAGATGAAAACAAACCTGCACGACCTCGAgagcgcgctcgctcgaGATCGAGAGCGCCTGCGAGCGGAATCCGCGGCGCGAATCAAGGCGACGAGGCTCGCGCTCATGCGACTCACGGACGAGGAGCTGGAGAACACCACGAAacgcgtcatcgcgcggaacgagcgcgcggcggtcgaacTCGAGTCTCAATCCCGCGACTCCGACGCTCTCGTGGCAAAGACGATTGAATTGACTGCAGAGCACGAACGGACTAGACGCGAACTCGAGCTGCAGCGGGCGCTggtgcgcgcgtcggcgcgccgggaGGGTGACttgcgcgcgtgcgcggacgccctcgcgcgggagGTGGGGCGGAGCGacatcgccatcgcgtccgcgaacgAGGGCGTCGGAACGAGGTCCAACTCGGAGGATGCCGACTTCGACTttgacggcgccgtcgccgaggcggccgagTTGGAgcgcgagacggacgcgctgaggctcgggctcgagaggcacgtcggcgcgacgcgggcgctggcgaggagggccgccgcgttcggaacggggacggggattgggacgaaaagtcggcaccccgGAGCGGGAACGGTcggggggggcgcgggcgacgacgttgaTTGTAACGTTAATTGGAACGGGGATGGtcgggacgtggacgcgcgcgcgttcgaggccgTGTACGGCTCGCTCCGGGGGTTCGTCGTCAACAACGAGACGCGCTCCTctaacggcggcggggggcgtggGGCGGGCGTATCGctggacgacctcgacgcgcgtcgcagggcggcggcgctggatgTGTTGCACGACgatttggcggcggcgtcggcggcgaagcaaGCGGCGACGGAGCAAGCGGAGCACGCGACGAGCGTCCCTGCGTCGACGAAGAGGCGtttcgcgccctcgccccccgcggcgcctccgaggTGGAAGTGA
- a CDS encoding predicted protein — protein MASAVMSSARAAITSRPIAPKRGAKPLRAVRSVHPTVTVAAAADEVTVKQHDLGDCKVRLEVAVPISVQNEAYQACLEGFAEKCQIPGFNYKKGGGRKKGDAKLPPASVIVNFVGAKEFASACVEEVLQMSIPVAMETVAATALQDSERIETAFDDLKKAFSGSDCAPIGDLTYSIGVEVVPTIKWTGDYRKLKVTVQSPGDDVTDAAEAESIFNAALRNLGTMRVVADRGLEVGDQVVMDLSAVNKATGEEIEGIKQEKFNLDTGAARLNLPGLVDGIVGMKTGETREVPITMPDDWPQAFIRGVEATFTVTLRELFQNDVPEATDAVASKIFPDASTIDDAKAKILESQKATTAAMLEQATNEALVDALAAICDAPLPASIVEETGRQMYSQKMLEMQVGSGLSMEVVNQLASPEMVEKFLETDRKEIELVVRRTIACEELFRLENIQVSEEEFKAEVVAAKEEFERYGTEYDVQRLVEQAGEAIEARKSMEWLRAHAEVTVLPPAGTA, from the exons ATGGCCTCCGCGGTcatgtcctcggcgcgcgcggcgatcaccTCTCGCCCGATCGCCCCCAAGCGCGGCGCTAAgcccctccgcgccgtccgctcG GTCCACCccaccgtcaccgtcgccgcggccgccgacgaggtcacCGTCAAGCAgcacgacctcggcgactGCAAGGTTCGCCTCGAGGTCGCCGTCCCGATCTCCGTGCAGAACGAGGCGTATCAGGCGTGCCTGGAGGGCTTCGCGGAGAAGTGCCAGATCCCGGGCTTCAACTacaagaagggcggcggccgcaagaagggcgacgccaagctcccgcccgcgtccgtcatCGTCAACTTCGTCGGCGCGAAAgagttcgcgtccgcgtgcgtcgaggaggtgctcCAGATGTCCATCCCCGTCGCCATGGAGACCgtcgcggccaccgcgctgcAGGACTCCGAGCGCATCGAgaccgcgttcgacgaccTGAAGAAGGCGTTCAGCGGCAGCGACTGCGCCCCGATCGGCGATCTCACCTACtccatcggcgtcgaggtcgtgcCGACGATCAAGTGGACCGGCGATTACCGCAAGCTGAAGGTGACGGTGCAATCCCCGGGTgacgacgtcaccgacgccgcggaggctgagtcCATCTTCAACGCCGCGCTTCGCAACCTGGGCACcatgcgcgtcgtcgcggaccgCGGCCTCGAGGTGGGCGACCAGGTCGTCATGGACCTCAGCGCGGTCAACAAGGCGAccggcgaggagatcgagggcATCAAGCAGGAAAAGTTCAACCTggacaccggcgccgcgcgattgAACCTCCCCGGGCTGGTCGACGGCATCGTCGGCATGAAGaccggcgagacgcgcgaggtcCCGATCACCATGCCAGACGACTGGCCGCAGGCGTTCATCCGAGGCGTCGAGGCCACCTTCACCGTCACGCTTCGAGAGCTCTTCCAGAACGACGTccccgaggcgacggacgccgtcgcgtccaagATTTTCCCAGACGCGTCCACGATtgacgacgccaaggcgaagatCCTCGAGTCTCAGAAggcgaccaccgccgcgatgctgGAGCAGGCGACTaacgaggcgctcgtggacgccctcgccgccatctgcgacgcgcctctcccggcgtccatcgtcgaGGAGACCGGCCGGCAGATGTACTCGCAGAAGATGCTGGAGATGCAGGTTGGCAGCGGCTTGAGCATGGAGGTCGTCAACCAGCTCGCGTCCCCGGAGATGGTCGAGAAGTTTCTGGAGACGGACAGGAAAGAGATCGAACTCGTGGTGCGCCGCACCATCGCGTGCGAGGAGCTGTTCCGCCTGGAGAACATCCAGGTctcggaggaggagttcAAGGCGGAGGTTGTCGCGGCGAAAGAGGAGTTTGAGCGCTACGGCACAGAGTACGACGTGCAGAGGCTGGTGGAGcaggcgggcgaggcgatcgaggcgagGAAGAGCATGGAGTGGC
- a CDS encoding predicted protein, with product MALAGSLARRALRWLKDVQDVAPASREVFVSFREAGDVESKWRAWSDASHGGMSAASVSWRPRPEGAEDGDVGAMVLEGTLSTDIARPLPALEPAPGAEPQIDPWSGATVTKAIDRGAEELEPSSSSGGGSSGGGADAPRVTKSLKRSGFAGCSTKDLPAGEFIDLDAFTALRYRVRSDGRKYVASIRTDNWVTGGKEDLWQCFLFAPKDTWADVVLPIGRFLKTWRGGVLEHEYEMSKSKVVGLGLAVAGGGVEPPGHFRIELASVQGLRLDREELAVAIRRAEAGWGAAFGRSASAGSSPGTIGEGMGLAAEALRAEAFGRRSGNGGVAGSIPAGGGEGSVDGDGFAAPKFRGETLPSFLGTREGGGERREE from the coding sequence aTGGCTCTCGCGGGCAGCCTCGCCCGACGGGCTCTTCGATGGCTGAAGGACGTCCAggacgtcgcccccgcgtcgcgggaggTCTTCGTGTCCTTCAGGgaagccggcgacgtcgagtccAAATGGCGCGCGTggtccgacgcgtcgcacggggggatgagcgcggcgtccgtctcgtGGCGGCCCCGaccggagggcgcggaggacggcgacgtcggggcgaTGGTGCTCGAGGGAACGCTCAGCACCGACATCGCGCGTCCGTTACCCGCGCtggagcccgcgccgggcgccgagccgcAGATCGACCCGTGGTCGGGCGCGACCGTCACCAAAGCCATCGATCGGGGTGCCGAAGAGCTCGaaccttcgtcgtcgtcgggcgggggatcctcgggcgggggtgccgacgcgccgagggtgacgaAATCCCTCAAGCGCAGCGGCTTCGCGGGGTGCAGCACCAAGGACCTGCCCGCGGGCGAGTTcatcgacctcgacgccttcACCGCGCTGCGGTACAGGGTACGATCCGACGGACGAAAGTACGTCGCGTCCATCCGAACCGACAACTGGGTCACCGGCGGGAAAGAAGACCTCTGGCAGTGCTTCCTTTTCGCCCCAAAAGACACATGGGCGGACGTCGTCCTGCCCATCGGCAGGTTCCTGAAGAcgtggcgcggcggcgtcctggAGCACGAGTACGAGATGAGCAAGAGCAAGGTGGTCGGGCTCGGtttggcggtggcggggggcggcgtcgagcccccGGGCCATTTCAGGatcgagctcgcgtccgtgCAAGGCCTGAGGCTCGACAGGGAAGAGTTGGCGGTGGCGATTCGAAGGGCGGAGGCTGGATGGGGCGCCGCGTTTGGTCgttccgcgagcgcgggttcGAGCCCGGGGACGATCGGTGAGGGCATGGGTCTCGCGGCTGAGGCGCTGCGGGCAGAGGCGTTTGGGCGTCGGTCGGGGAacggtggcgtcgcgggttcgatccccgcgggtggcggcgagggttccgtggacggcgacgggttcgcggcgccgaagttTCGGGGCGAGACGCTGCCGAGCTTCCtcgggacgcgcgagggcggcggggagaggAGAGAGGAGTGA
- a CDS encoding predicted protein, whose amino-acid sequence MDGDGDYDGGDGAYDYDEPAGGDDEPEAEDAEMPEGGVEVLEHAPQQGGGAVTERTTTPYMTKYERARILGTRALQISMNAPVLVQLDGETDPLEIAGKELREKRIPFTVRRYLPDGSWEDWGVDELIVEDPDRRRGL is encoded by the exons atggacggcgacggcgactacgacggcggcgatgg CGCCTACGACtacgacgagcccgcgggcggcgacgacgaaccggAGGCTGAGGATGCGGAGATGCCCGAggggggcgtcgaggtgctcgagcaCGCCCCTcagcagggcggcggcgccgtcaccgaGCGCACCACCACGCCGTACATGACCAagtacgagcgcgcgcgcatcctcggAACCCGCGCGCTGCAGATCTCGATGAACGCGCCGGTGCTGGTGCAGCTGGACGGTGAGACGGATCCGCTGGAGATTGCCGGGAAGGAGCTTCGAGAGAAGCGGATCCCGTTCACGGTGAGACGGTACCTACCCGACGGGTCGTGGGAGGACTggggcgtggacgagctcatcgtGGAGGACCCGGACAGGCGCAGGGGGCTCTGA